CGCGGTGTCCCCGCGGGACCAATCGTCGCCAGGACATTGAGACAGATCGAGGACCGCTGGCTGGCTGCCGGATTCCCCACCGGCGCCGAATTTCAAGAGATCGTGAGCGACGCTATCGCGGCCGCGCAATAAGCAGAGGCGACCAATGATCTGCGACGAAGGTCAGCCGCCTGCCGCCAGCGCAACCTCCGCAATCGTCGGCTCTATCGTTCCCGCCAGCGCCTGCTGATAGGTCGGCGCGGACGAGATCCGTGCATACCGTTCGAACAGTTCCGCGAAATGCATGTCCATTGACCGCACCGTGCTGGCGCGGGCGGCGGCTGCTCGTTGCAGTTCCGGACCGCGTTCCAGGAAGCGCTCGATCGCCTGTTCAAGCGCCCGCTCGCTTGCGGCCTGGTAGGAAACGCCTGCACCCGGAACGAGCTGGTCCACGGCGGCGCCGCGATCCGGCACGATCAGCGGAATGCCGCTTGCCCGCGCTTCGGCCGCGACCATGCAGAAGGTCTCCGCCTCGCAACCGTGGATCAACGCGTCGGTGCTGGCGAGCAGGCGAGCGAGTTCGCTCCGGTCCGACAGACGCGGGACGACGCCCACACCCGGCAGCCGCTCGGCCAAAAGTTCCAACTTCTGCCGCTTCGGACCATCGCCAATGATCAACAGGCCGATCTGATGGCGCAACGCGCATTCGCCGACCGCGCGCATGACCATGTCCCAGCGTTTTTCCGCCGAGAAGCGCCCGACGCCGACGAGCAGGAGCGCATCTTCCTCGAGGCTGAGCGACTGAAGCGCAAGGGTTCTCAGCGCGGAGGATCGCAACTTGGGCGAAAAGATGCCCGCCTCGACGCCCATCGGCAGCGTTTCGCTATTTTCGACGCCACCTGAGCGGAGCCGCGAAGACAGCTGCGCATTGGCGCAAACGACCACGTCGAACATCCGGCCGAGACCCCGCAAGTGCCGCCAGAACCTGCTGAAGCAGCGGTCGATCGTTCCGACCGACGCAAATCCGCCGAGCCAACGATAGGCATAGG
This portion of the Sphingomonas limnosediminicola genome encodes:
- a CDS encoding glycosyltransferase translates to MRIVDVCAFYTPAGGGVRTYVDAKLRSAARFGHEMIVVAPGESHQIVSRGPGAVLVTIPSPKLPVDGRYRYFNDEAALHRVLDQWQPDHVEASSPWSSATMVGRWQGSASRSLVMHSDPLAAYAYRWLGGFASVGTIDRCFSRFWRHLRGLGRMFDVVVCANAQLSSRLRSGGVENSETLPMGVEAGIFSPKLRSSALRTLALQSLSLEEDALLLVGVGRFSAEKRWDMVMRAVGECALRHQIGLLIIGDGPKRQKLELLAERLPGVGVVPRLSDRSELARLLASTDALIHGCEAETFCMVAAEARASGIPLIVPDRGAAVDQLVPGAGVSYQAASERALEQAIERFLERGPELQRAAAARASTVRSMDMHFAELFERYARISSAPTYQQALAGTIEPTIAEVALAAGG